One region of uncultured Sulfurimonas sp. genomic DNA includes:
- a CDS encoding BatD family protein, with protein MMKNLGKIILFLFFLQLSLYASVRATVDSNSIEVGEMVTYSLHISGTDIDRPTIHTLCGVDVISTSSQTSIEMINGNISRSNILSYKFMPQKNCVIEPIEVEIDGQTHKSNSLEIKVGEVVANKDADFILELYTDAKEVFVGEPFEVTLLFKQKLGAEAVDSKFIAPELKGFWIKSETQPQRSQDTNYVISKVVYVMAAQRVGQLNISKAQMRIASRSHTKDSWGSWIPKIKWRTYYSNELNLDVKALPNGVNLVGNFSIKASVDKTEINPSEALNLSVEVLGDGNLEDIKSFKPYIDGVNIFDEKIVIKGNKLTQKIAFVAENNFSIKPFVLKYFDPLTKEIKTISTNEINIKVKNAKPKEQLTIKREEKEAPNVEASELKSSISTIWMLVIFILGAVFGVAIMLVKPWKFFNREKSFSIKDHKMLLIKLLPYKNDEEVQKIVDILEKNIYSDAKIQLDKKLLKEIVKKYNLV; from the coding sequence ATGATGAAAAACCTTGGTAAAATAATTTTATTTTTATTTTTTTTACAGCTGTCACTTTATGCAAGTGTTAGAGCGACTGTAGATTCTAACAGCATAGAAGTTGGCGAAATGGTCACTTACTCTTTGCATATTTCAGGAACAGATATAGATAGACCAACTATACATACTCTTTGTGGAGTAGATGTTATATCTACAAGTTCACAAACTTCCATAGAGATGATAAATGGAAATATTTCAAGAAGCAATATATTAAGTTACAAATTTATGCCTCAAAAAAATTGTGTAATAGAACCTATAGAAGTAGAAATTGATGGTCAAACACATAAGAGCAATTCTCTTGAGATAAAAGTTGGAGAGGTTGTTGCAAATAAAGATGCTGATTTTATCCTAGAACTTTATACAGATGCAAAAGAAGTTTTTGTTGGAGAGCCTTTTGAAGTGACTCTTTTGTTTAAACAAAAGCTTGGTGCAGAAGCAGTTGATAGTAAGTTTATAGCACCAGAATTAAAAGGGTTTTGGATTAAAAGTGAGACTCAGCCACAAAGAAGCCAAGATACAAATTATGTAATATCAAAAGTTGTTTATGTAATGGCAGCTCAAAGAGTAGGGCAGTTAAATATTTCAAAAGCTCAGATGCGAATAGCATCTAGATCGCATACAAAAGATTCTTGGGGTTCTTGGATACCAAAAATTAAGTGGAGAACATACTACTCAAATGAGTTAAATTTAGATGTAAAAGCTCTTCCAAATGGTGTAAATTTAGTAGGAAACTTTAGTATTAAAGCATCTGTTGATAAAACAGAAATAAATCCAAGCGAAGCACTAAACTTAAGTGTTGAAGTTTTAGGTGATGGAAATTTAGAAGATATAAAAAGTTTTAAACCATATATTGATGGAGTCAATATTTTTGATGAAAAGATTGTTATAAAAGGAAATAAGCTTACTCAAAAGATAGCTTTTGTAGCAGAAAATAACTTTAGTATAAAACCCTTTGTTTTAAAGTATTTTGATCCACTTACAAAAGAGATAAAAACTATTTCAACAAATGAGATAAACATAAAAGTTAAAAATGCAAAACCAAAAGAACAACTTACAATAAAAAGAGAAGAAAAAGAAGCTCCAAATGTTGAGGCATCTGAGCTTAAAAGTTCTATCTCAACTATCTGGATGCTAGTTATTTTTATCTTAGGCGCTGTTTTTGGTGTAGCTATTATGTTGGTTAAACCATGGAAGTTTTTTAACAGAGAAAAAAGTTTTTCTATAAAAGATCATAAAATGCTTCTTATTAAACTTCTTCCATACAAAAATGATGAAGAGGTGCAAAAAATAGTAGATATTTTAGAGAAAAATATCTACTCAGATGCTAAGATACAACTCGATAAAAAACTTTTAAAAGAGATAGTTAAAAAGTATAACCTAGTCTAA
- a CDS encoding MoxR family ATPase, with protein sequence MVSKIQTIKQEVSKVVVGQDKMIDGLLIALLCEGHILIEGVPGLAKTTTVNALAKSLGLGFKRAQFTPDLLPSDILGAEIYDPQNNSFKIKKGPIFTNLLLADEINRAPAKVQSALLEVMQEKQVTLGDATFKLDLPFFVMATQNPVEQEGVYQLPEAQLDRFMLKIVVDYNTKEEELEIARRISKGGFDTIESVITHDDLEELKKAIKEVHIDAEVEEYIIELVNATRNPSEYGLDELKDFIQFGASPRVSIDMFKAVKAMAYLRGKDFVTPVDVAYIAKEIMRHRIVLTYEAEAEGVTTDEIIQKVLETVAIP encoded by the coding sequence ATGGTTTCTAAGATACAAACAATAAAACAAGAAGTTTCTAAAGTAGTTGTTGGACAAGATAAGATGATAGATGGACTTCTTATCGCACTTTTGTGTGAAGGTCATATTCTTATAGAGGGTGTGCCTGGACTTGCTAAAACAACAACAGTTAATGCACTTGCAAAATCATTAGGCTTAGGTTTTAAAAGAGCTCAATTTACTCCCGATTTACTTCCCTCTGACATCTTAGGTGCAGAGATTTATGATCCACAAAATAACAGTTTTAAAATCAAAAAAGGTCCTATCTTTACAAATCTTTTACTAGCAGATGAGATTAACCGCGCCCCTGCAAAAGTACAATCAGCTCTGCTTGAAGTGATGCAAGAAAAGCAAGTTACTTTAGGAGATGCTACTTTTAAACTAGACCTTCCATTTTTTGTTATGGCTACTCAAAATCCAGTTGAACAAGAGGGTGTTTATCAACTCCCTGAAGCTCAGTTAGATAGATTTATGTTAAAAATCGTAGTAGATTACAACACTAAAGAAGAGGAGTTAGAGATTGCAAGACGCATCTCTAAAGGTGGATTTGACACAATTGAGTCTGTTATAACTCATGATGATTTAGAAGAGTTAAAAAAGGCTATAAAAGAAGTTCATATAGATGCAGAGGTTGAAGAGTATATTATAGAACTCGTAAATGCAACTAGAAATCCAAGTGAATATGGACTTGATGAGTTAAAAGATTTTATACAGTTTGGTGCATCTCCTCGTGTGAGCATCGATATGTTTAAAGCTGTAAAAGCTATGGCTTACCTAAGAGGTAAAGATTTTGTAACTCCTGTTGATGTTGCATACATCGCAAAAGAGATTATGCGTCACCGCATCGTTTTGACTTACGAAGCTGAGGCAGAGGGTGTTACAACGGATGAAATAATACAAAAAGTTTTAGAAACTGTAGCTATTCCATAG
- a CDS encoding CsgG/HfaB family protein, with product MKLSFKLLLTASAVALLMSGCAQKVRIKALNPAEVGEMATKKKVAISGFKNDKHGLSGKVESQIAKHKLDNKRYFTVVSRKDLNKIMAEQKLQSSELMDEATATKVGKLIGAQAVINGEIASATATTDKYTQDREKCLKWTKDGCAQYKHYKVTCKTIQAAVSANFNIVNVETGSIIYGDSINKEYSGDSCKSTILSEGQALNRLTDAIASEFVYKLTPHYIYFNVALLDKIELDNVTDQQEKAFETSLAYIKAGRMDKAESMLQNLLDELNGKSYVVAFVFGVVKEAQGKLDEAKKVYVMADELTVEPVDEINLALSRINSSIAKREEAKKQMNAK from the coding sequence ATGAAATTATCATTTAAATTGTTATTAACAGCTTCTGCTGTAGCACTACTTATGAGCGGTTGTGCTCAAAAAGTTAGAATTAAAGCACTTAATCCAGCGGAAGTTGGAGAGATGGCTACTAAGAAAAAAGTTGCGATTAGTGGTTTTAAAAATGACAAACATGGTCTATCTGGAAAAGTTGAATCTCAAATAGCTAAACATAAGCTTGATAATAAAAGATACTTTACTGTTGTAAGTAGAAAAGATTTAAATAAGATTATGGCTGAGCAAAAACTTCAATCATCAGAGTTAATGGATGAAGCTACTGCTACTAAAGTTGGTAAACTAATTGGTGCTCAAGCTGTTATAAATGGCGAAATCGCATCTGCTACTGCAACTACAGATAAATATACTCAAGATAGAGAAAAATGTTTAAAATGGACTAAAGATGGGTGTGCTCAATACAAACATTACAAAGTTACATGTAAAACTATTCAGGCCGCTGTTTCTGCGAACTTCAATATTGTAAATGTTGAAACAGGTTCTATTATTTATGGTGATAGCATAAACAAAGAGTATAGTGGAGATTCTTGTAAAAGTACTATATTGTCTGAAGGTCAAGCTTTAAATAGACTTACAGATGCTATTGCTAGTGAATTTGTATATAAACTAACTCCTCACTATATCTACTTCAATGTAGCTCTACTTGATAAGATAGAACTTGATAATGTAACTGATCAACAAGAAAAAGCTTTTGAAACATCTTTAGCGTACATTAAAGCAGGTCGTATGGACAAAGCTGAGAGTATGTTACAAAACTTACTCGATGAACTTAATGGTAAATCATATGTAGTTGCTTTTGTGTTTGGTGTAGTTAAAGAAGCTCAAGGAAAACTTGATGAAGCTAAAAAAGTATATGTAATGGCTGATGAATTAACAGTTGAACCAGTTGATGAGATAAACCTTGCTCTTTCAAGAATTAATAGTTCTATCGCAAAAAGAGAAGAAGCTAAGAAGCAAATGAATGCTAAGTAA
- a CDS encoding VWA domain-containing protein, whose translation MSFLHPEFMYYMLPPLFILFGFLLTQNEVQENFFSKEVIDKLRVSANTMTLRARNALFFLIGFFIIIALAQPVIDDGKVMVKAKSADIMIALDISDSMLAEDVYPNRLELAKQKAITLLSKSPNERVGVMAFAKNSYLVSPLSFDTSAVSFLLKQLDTTSITQKGTDFLSILDVFSKTQKGEGEKYLLILSDGGDSKEFSKEIAFAKKNKIVVFILGVGTKKGAPIKLKDGNFIKHHGEILVSKLNENISELATKTGGVYIQSTLASTDINTMLKEIKNISKEKELKSEEVHKYIPLFYFPVGIALLLLLIATSSISKRTKVNLPSLLIASLIAFASTDSRADLLDFMDLEDAKEAYEAGDYEKSAKLYGKYAEDSKNGEGFFNAGNSLYKQKKYKEALKAYERATFLTENEDDENLRAKNLSNMGNAHAKSQDLQKALESYEASLKIKEDKQTRENLEKVKELLKEQQKKDSKDSDKKEDNKDKKENKKDNKDKSKDSNEADKDSQEKDKSKNDDSSKSKDSKDNKQNKDEMKSKEEKDSDAQKNKDAKKEQEKKEQLEKLDKDEDKKKSDSKGDAQNFSEQKMSDAEEKKWLDQLNLEKNTYLYKLGDQKPMEENYDEKPW comes from the coding sequence ATGAGTTTTTTGCATCCAGAATTTATGTACTATATGCTACCTCCTCTTTTTATATTGTTTGGATTTTTACTTACTCAAAACGAGGTTCAAGAAAACTTTTTTTCCAAAGAAGTGATAGATAAACTTCGAGTAAGTGCAAACACAATGACTCTTCGTGCAAGAAATGCACTTTTTTTTCTTATAGGCTTTTTTATCATCATAGCACTTGCACAACCCGTTATAGATGATGGAAAAGTTATGGTTAAAGCAAAGAGTGCAGACATTATGATAGCACTTGATATTTCAGACTCAATGTTAGCTGAGGATGTTTATCCAAATAGATTGGAACTTGCAAAACAAAAAGCTATAACTCTTTTGAGTAAATCTCCAAATGAGCGTGTTGGAGTTATGGCTTTTGCAAAAAATTCATATCTTGTTTCACCTCTTAGTTTTGATACAAGTGCGGTTAGTTTTTTACTAAAACAGCTTGATACTACTTCCATAACTCAAAAAGGAACGGATTTTTTATCTATACTAGATGTATTTTCTAAAACACAAAAGGGTGAGGGCGAAAAATATTTGCTTATACTTAGTGATGGTGGAGATTCTAAAGAGTTCTCAAAAGAGATAGCTTTTGCAAAAAAAAATAAGATTGTTGTTTTTATTTTAGGAGTAGGTACAAAAAAGGGAGCACCGATAAAACTTAAAGATGGAAACTTTATAAAGCATCATGGAGAGATATTGGTCTCAAAATTAAATGAAAATATATCTGAATTAGCTACTAAAACAGGTGGTGTTTATATACAAAGTACTCTTGCATCTACGGATATAAATACAATGCTTAAAGAGATAAAGAACATCTCAAAAGAAAAAGAGTTAAAGAGTGAGGAGGTGCATAAGTATATACCACTTTTTTACTTTCCTGTTGGAATAGCTCTTTTGCTTTTGCTAATTGCTACAAGTTCTATAAGTAAAAGAACTAAAGTCAATCTTCCATCTTTACTTATAGCCTCTTTAATTGCTTTTGCATCTACAGACTCTAGGGCTGATCTTTTGGATTTTATGGATTTAGAAGATGCTAAAGAAGCTTACGAAGCAGGAGATTATGAAAAGTCTGCAAAACTTTATGGGAAGTATGCAGAAGATTCTAAAAATGGAGAGGGTTTTTTCAATGCAGGAAACTCTTTGTATAAACAAAAAAAATATAAAGAAGCACTAAAAGCTTATGAAAGAGCCACTTTTCTCACAGAGAATGAAGATGATGAGAACTTAAGAGCAAAAAATCTCTCAAATATGGGAAATGCTCATGCAAAAAGTCAAGATTTGCAAAAAGCTCTAGAGAGTTATGAAGCATCTTTAAAAATAAAAGAAGATAAACAAACAAGAGAGAACCTAGAAAAAGTAAAAGAACTTCTAAAAGAGCAACAAAAAAAAGATTCAAAAGATAGTGATAAAAAAGAGGATAACAAAGACAAAAAAGAGAACAAAAAAGACAATAAAGACAAATCAAAAGATTCAAATGAAGCAGATAAAGACTCACAAGAGAAGGATAAATCTAAAAATGATGATAGCTCAAAAAGTAAAGATTCAAAAGATAATAAACAAAATAAAGATGAGATGAAATCTAAAGAAGAAAAAGACTCAGATGCACAAAAAAATAAAGATGCAAAAAAAGAACAAGAGAAAAAAGAGCAGTTAGAAAAACTTGATAAAGATGAAGATAAAAAAAAATCTGATTCTAAAGGTGATGCACAAAATTTCTCAGAACAAAAAATGAGTGATGCAGAAGAAAAAAAATGGTTAGATCAGTTAAATTTAGAAAAAAACACTTACCTTTATAAACTAGGAGATCAAAAGCCAATGGAGGAAAATTATGATGAAAAACCTTGGTAA
- a CDS encoding putative manganese transporter, which yields MLILGVIKHAIMITSFVLMMMLVIEYINVQTRGQWQKSFKDNKLKQYILAASLGVVPGCLGAFTVVSLYSHKMMSFGALVAVMIATSGDEAFVMFSMFAQTAVWIHIVLFFLAIIVAYLVDIIFKKNNWIVIDEKHKFELHERETCNCFCKNTIIKQLRNITFHRAFLMTLFGVFLLAIIFGYLGTDAWNWKKITFTFGSLISLFIITTVPDHFLEQHIYEHVIKKHLLRVFLWTFGALMIVHFIENYLDITQWLKQNTIVVLFVSALVGIIPESGPHMVFVTMFANGLIPFAVLLASSVSQDGHGSLPLLAVSTKTFILVKIINVFVALLIGILFLSLIKI from the coding sequence ATGCTTATATTAGGTGTTATAAAACATGCTATTATGATTACAAGCTTCGTCTTAATGATGATGCTTGTAATCGAATATATAAATGTACAAACAAGAGGTCAGTGGCAAAAAAGTTTTAAGGACAATAAGCTCAAGCAGTATATTTTAGCTGCATCTTTAGGTGTAGTTCCAGGTTGTTTAGGTGCTTTTACGGTCGTTTCACTCTACTCTCACAAGATGATGAGTTTTGGTGCTTTAGTCGCTGTTATGATTGCAACAAGTGGTGATGAAGCTTTTGTTATGTTTAGTATGTTTGCACAAACTGCTGTGTGGATACATATTGTTTTGTTTTTTTTAGCAATTATTGTTGCTTATTTAGTTGATATTATTTTTAAAAAAAACAATTGGATTGTTATAGATGAAAAACACAAGTTTGAACTCCATGAACGTGAAACTTGTAACTGCTTTTGCAAAAATACAATTATAAAACAACTACGAAACATTACATTTCATAGAGCTTTTTTAATGACTCTATTTGGTGTTTTTTTATTAGCTATTATCTTTGGATATTTAGGCACAGATGCATGGAATTGGAAAAAAATAACTTTTACATTTGGCTCACTAATCTCTCTTTTTATAATCACGACAGTTCCAGATCACTTTTTAGAACAACACATATATGAGCATGTTATAAAAAAACACCTCTTAAGAGTTTTCTTATGGACTTTTGGTGCTTTAATGATTGTTCATTTCATAGAAAATTATTTAGATATTACACAATGGTTAAAACAAAATACTATAGTTGTGCTATTTGTTTCAGCTTTAGTTGGCATCATTCCAGAATCAGGTCCACATATGGTTTTTGTGACTATGTTCGCAAATGGTCTTATCCCATTTGCAGTTTTACTTGCTAGTTCTGTGTCTCAAGATGGGCATGGAAGCTTACCTCTACTTGCTGTATCAACTAAAACTTTTATTTTAGTAAAAATCATAAATGTTTTTGTAGCACTCTTAATTGGTATCTTATTTTTAAGTCTAATAAAAATTTAG
- a CDS encoding VWA domain-containing protein, translating into MFDGLYFEFPEFILVLFLFLVCASLCKMKMPSIYFPHTGEFMKNSVHASKSLFFLKWLGIIMLIFAFMSPVKDEPYELEPKDGYEIALILDASQSMQAQGFDVNNPQLTRFDVVKEIVGDFIKERENDNIGLVVFGAYSFIASPLTYDENILNKILSQLYIGMAGKYTALFTSLAQGVNLLKMSKSESKVAILLTDGFSTPDVDRIPFDVALDMAKKEKIKVYPIGIGMPHEYNIEVLKKIADATGAKAFGAASATELLEVYKEIDALEKSEIKAETFSYLKYYYVYPLFISLLSLMLYVYLRNKRGQA; encoded by the coding sequence ATGTTTGATGGATTGTATTTTGAATTTCCAGAATTTATTTTAGTTTTATTTCTTTTTTTAGTTTGTGCTAGCTTATGTAAGATGAAAATGCCATCGATATACTTTCCTCACACAGGAGAGTTTATGAAAAATTCTGTTCATGCATCCAAGTCTTTGTTTTTTCTAAAATGGTTAGGAATCATAATGTTAATCTTTGCTTTTATGTCGCCTGTAAAAGATGAACCTTATGAGTTAGAACCAAAAGATGGTTATGAAATAGCGCTTATCTTAGATGCATCTCAGTCTATGCAAGCTCAAGGTTTTGATGTTAATAACCCACAACTTACGAGATTTGATGTAGTTAAAGAGATAGTTGGTGATTTTATAAAAGAGAGAGAAAATGACAATATTGGCTTAGTTGTTTTTGGAGCTTACTCTTTTATAGCATCTCCTCTTACTTATGATGAAAATATTTTAAATAAAATTCTCTCACAACTCTATATAGGAATGGCAGGAAAATACACAGCACTCTTTACTTCCCTTGCTCAAGGTGTAAATCTTTTAAAAATGAGTAAATCAGAATCTAAAGTTGCCATACTTTTAACAGATGGATTTTCCACTCCTGATGTGGATAGAATCCCATTTGATGTGGCTTTAGATATGGCTAAAAAAGAGAAGATAAAAGTTTATCCAATAGGTATAGGAATGCCTCATGAGTACAATATAGAAGTACTTAAAAAAATAGCAGATGCAACTGGTGCAAAAGCTTTTGGAGCAGCTAGTGCGACTGAACTTTTAGAAGTTTACAAAGAGATAGATGCTCTTGAGAAGTCGGAGATAAAAGCTGAAACATTTTCATACTTGAAGTACTACTATGTTTATCCTCTTTTTATATCTTTATTGTCATTAATGTTATATGTTTATTTGAGAAATAAAAGAGGTCAAGCATGA
- a CDS encoding DUF58 domain-containing protein, with the protein MSKLQKILVRARRQVFSEMVGNNPSVFQGEGYDFIELREYMAGDDIRHIDWNITAKMQKPFIKIFREERELNVVIATVLNGSVHFGSKKFKQESIAEVSALLGFSTLKNGDLLSSYIFTDRMVSNSKPSKKLHQVQKSTQDILDFNAINEKVDFKVIADTLYKRLKRKSLILLIGDFFEIPDFKLLAKKHEVVAIVIRDILEEKPPKMGFASLVDPESGAVLEGDFNSSSVDAYAKKVVAHDHELYNTFRKHQIRFTKIYTHSVASVELRRLFEGR; encoded by the coding sequence TTGAGCAAACTTCAAAAAATCTTAGTTCGAGCAAGACGTCAGGTCTTTAGCGAAATGGTTGGAAATAACCCTTCTGTATTTCAAGGAGAGGGTTATGACTTTATAGAGTTGCGCGAATATATGGCAGGTGATGATATCCGTCATATTGATTGGAATATCACAGCCAAGATGCAAAAACCATTTATAAAAATATTTCGTGAAGAGAGAGAGTTAAATGTTGTTATTGCTACTGTTTTAAATGGAAGCGTACATTTTGGTTCTAAAAAGTTTAAACAAGAGAGTATAGCTGAAGTCTCCGCTTTACTAGGTTTTTCAACTTTAAAAAATGGTGATTTGCTAAGCTCATATATCTTTACTGATAGAATGGTTTCAAACTCAAAACCAAGTAAAAAACTTCACCAAGTTCAAAAAAGCACACAAGATATTTTAGATTTTAATGCCATAAATGAAAAAGTAGATTTTAAAGTTATAGCTGACACGCTTTATAAAAGATTAAAAAGAAAATCTCTTATTTTGCTTATAGGAGATTTTTTTGAGATACCTGATTTTAAGTTGCTTGCTAAAAAACATGAAGTTGTAGCTATAGTAATTAGAGATATTTTAGAAGAAAAACCACCAAAAATGGGATTTGCATCTTTGGTTGACCCTGAGAGTGGAGCAGTTTTAGAAGGTGACTTTAACTCTTCAAGCGTAGATGCTTATGCTAAAAAAGTAGTAGCTCACGACCATGAGTTATATAACACATTTAGAAAGCATCAGATTAGATTTACTAAGATATATACTCATAGTGTAGCTAGTGTAGAACTTCGTAGACTTTTTGAGGGTAGATAG
- a CDS encoding DUF134 domain-containing protein: MSGRKRKRRNIDADHSEVCFKPCGVEAKSLEKVTIYEDEMEAIRLADLESMYQQECSDKMGISRTTFSRLVESARKKIADALLNQKAISVKTQEN; the protein is encoded by the coding sequence ATGAGTGGCAGAAAAAGAAAACGTAGAAATATAGATGCTGACCATAGTGAAGTTTGTTTCAAGCCTTGTGGTGTTGAAGCAAAGTCGCTTGAGAAAGTTACTATATATGAAGATGAAATGGAGGCTATAAGATTAGCTGACTTAGAATCTATGTACCAACAAGAGTGCTCAGATAAAATGGGCATCTCAAGAACTACTTTTTCAAGATTGGTAGAGTCTGCAAGAAAAAAAATAGCAGACGCATTACTTAATCAAAAAGCTATTAGTGTAAAAACACAAGAAAATTAA
- a CDS encoding LPP20 family lipoprotein: MLSKNKIIKSSLLLISTTLIFAGCGGSSATPAPAPAPKVLPAWINAPLPSDNEQFMYGMSIEADRDSAIKAALSDMIAKLGTTIESTYESNEEVQGAFVNSNIKNQIKSDVSKVKINNYKVINSHKVSYREFAVMIETDKKKLVSGLKENLEAQKKSITQKYNSLKGRDALTSYNTKKELSQDASKLLSEVLIISELDKSFNKKDNLDFITQKQKQFLAESKSLKFFVSGNSESEKFVNSIKNYLAQGGFNVTNSKNNAVQVKVNTTDRLSGKIAILNINVSVYDKTQRIGGKSVIVKERYNGSKASAYKNASIHLEQDIKSQGINKVIGINLNID; encoded by the coding sequence ATGCTAAGTAAAAACAAAATTATTAAAAGTTCTTTACTTTTAATATCTACAACTCTAATATTTGCAGGTTGTGGTGGTAGCTCTGCTACTCCAGCTCCTGCACCAGCTCCCAAAGTGCTTCCTGCATGGATAAATGCTCCACTTCCTAGTGATAATGAACAATTTATGTATGGTATGAGTATAGAAGCTGATAGAGACTCTGCAATAAAAGCTGCTCTAAGTGATATGATTGCTAAGCTTGGTACAACCATAGAATCAACTTATGAGAGCAATGAAGAAGTACAAGGTGCTTTTGTAAATTCAAATATTAAAAACCAGATAAAATCAGATGTATCTAAGGTTAAAATAAATAACTATAAAGTTATTAATTCGCATAAAGTTAGTTACAGAGAGTTTGCTGTTATGATTGAGACAGATAAGAAAAAACTTGTATCAGGGCTTAAAGAAAATCTTGAAGCTCAGAAAAAAAGTATAACTCAAAAGTATAACTCTTTAAAAGGTAGAGATGCACTAACTAGTTATAACACAAAAAAAGAGCTATCTCAAGATGCAAGTAAATTGCTTTCTGAAGTTTTAATCATTTCAGAACTTGATAAAAGTTTTAATAAAAAAGATAATTTGGATTTTATAACTCAAAAGCAAAAACAATTTTTGGCAGAATCTAAAAGTTTAAAGTTTTTTGTTAGCGGTAATAGTGAATCTGAAAAATTTGTAAATAGTATAAAAAATTATTTGGCACAGGGTGGTTTTAATGTTACAAACTCTAAAAACAATGCTGTTCAGGTAAAGGTAAATACTACAGATAGACTTAGCGGCAAGATTGCTATTTTAAACATAAATGTAAGCGTTTATGATAAAACTCAACGTATTGGTGGAAAGTCTGTTATAGTAAAAGAAAGATATAACGGTTCAAAAGCTAGTGCATACAAAAATGCATCTATTCATTTAGAACAAGATATTAAATCTCAAGGCATTAACAAAGTTATAGGCATTAATCTAAATATAGATTAA
- a CDS encoding prephenate dehydrogenase gives MNIAIVGLGLMGGSLALSLKKLDFIDKIVGSDHNKEHQKQALELGLVNEIIDFEDIKNYDVIFLAIPVDGVISALNKLMDVKTNSTIIDLGSTKSKIVSCIPASIRKNFVAAHPMTGTEFFGPSAAIDGLYEDKVVVLCDLEDSGELQRKVSRKIFKALGMRKYFMGSNEHDRHAAFISHMPHAISYSIANTVMKQENKHNILALAAGGFRSMSRLAKSSPNMWEDIFRQNKSNLIEAIEIFEDELKMLKKSIVNDEWSEVNKTMSDGNKLHDILD, from the coding sequence ATGAATATAGCAATTGTTGGACTTGGACTTATGGGCGGTTCTTTGGCACTAAGTCTAAAAAAATTAGATTTTATAGATAAAATAGTTGGAAGCGATCACAATAAAGAGCACCAAAAACAAGCTCTAGAACTTGGTTTAGTTAATGAAATTATTGATTTTGAAGATATTAAAAATTATGATGTAATTTTTCTAGCCATTCCTGTTGATGGTGTTATTTCGGCTCTAAATAAACTTATGGATGTCAAAACAAACTCAACAATCATAGACTTAGGTAGTACAAAATCAAAAATTGTCTCTTGCATTCCAGCATCTATACGTAAAAACTTTGTAGCAGCTCACCCTATGACAGGAACAGAATTTTTTGGACCTAGCGCCGCAATAGATGGACTTTATGAAGATAAAGTAGTAGTACTTTGTGATTTGGAAGATAGCGGAGAACTTCAACGTAAAGTAAGTAGAAAAATATTTAAAGCTCTTGGTATGAGAAAGTATTTTATGGGCTCAAATGAGCATGATCGTCATGCGGCATTTATATCTCATATGCCTCATGCTATATCTTACTCAATAGCAAATACAGTTATGAAACAAGAAAATAAACACAATATTTTAGCTCTTGCAGCTGGTGGTTTTCGTTCTATGAGTAGACTTGCAAAAAGTTCACCAAATATGTGGGAAGATATCTTTAGACAAAACAAATCAAATCTTATTGAAGCCATAGAAATTTTTGAAGATGAACTTAAGATGCTAAAAAAAAGTATAGTTAATGATGAGTGGAGTGAAGTAAATAAAACCATGAGTGATGGCAATAAACTTCACGACATTTTAGACTAG